A genomic region of Zea mays cultivar B73 chromosome 6, Zm-B73-REFERENCE-NAM-5.0, whole genome shotgun sequence contains the following coding sequences:
- the LOC103629504 gene encoding LOW QUALITY PROTEIN: uncharacterized protein (The sequence of the model RefSeq protein was modified relative to this genomic sequence to represent the inferred CDS: substituted 2 bases at 2 genomic stop codons) yields the protein MAKPEGPTIGVKLFVDKEKKVLFAESNKEFVDVLFSFLTVPLGTMVRLLDKQSQLGCLDQLYKSVEDLNLEYFQTNACKAMLLKLLNAASGHCCRLKINVDGSVPRVVYVCKDTRCSALSDNAFSSFPGTVCKCGKVMESIGQFPKYDGDTETAAATCSEDGVFVKGCLKFIVTDDLQVAPASTSLMMSVFEKFGVLDPAVLEQQVLQFSSEKITCLLKRLLTSKXPLTDHYFEAPVPXDDASLEVLVQNLHPKQENEDQVLCN from the exons ATGGCTAAACCAGAGGGGCCAACCATTGGCGTGAAGCTGTTTGTGGACAAAGAGAAGAAGGTGCTCTTTGCTGAGTCCAACAAGGAGTTCGTCGACGTGCTCTTCAGCTTCCTCACCGTGCCGCTCGGCACCATGGTCCGCCTGCTGGATAAGCAGTCTCAGTTGGGTTGTCTCGACCAGCTGTACAAGAGCGTGGAGGACCTCAACTTGGAGTACTTCCAAACCAATGCTTGCAAGGCGATGCTTCTGAAACTGCTCAACGCGGCTTCCGGCCACTGCTGTCGCCTCAAGATCAACGTCGATGGAAGCGTTCCAAGGGTGGTCTATGTCTGCAAGGACACGCGGTGCAGCGCTCTCAGCGACAACGCGTTCAGTTCGTTCCCTGGCACGGTCTGCAAATGTGGTAAGGTCATGGAGTCCATTGGACAGTTCCCAAAATACGATGGTGACACTGAAACCGCCGCCGCCACTTGTTCAGAGGATGGAGTTTTTGTGAAAGGTTGCTTGAAGTTTATCGTCACTGATGATCTCCAGGTTGCGCCAGCATCTACCTCTCTTATGATGTCTGTCTTCGAGAAATTTGGTGTGCTTGATCCAGCTGTCCTAGAGCAGCAGGTTCTGCAGTTCAGTTCAGAAAAG ATAACATGCTTGCTGAAGAGATTGTTGACGTCTAAGTAACCTCTCACTGACCATTATTTCGAAGCTCCTGTTCCATAAGATGATGCAAGCCTAGAAGTGCTTGTTCAGAACTTACATCCTAAACAAGAAAACGAGGACCAGGTCTTGTGTAACTGA